From Halapricum desulfuricans, a single genomic window includes:
- a CDS encoding Lrp/AsnC family transcriptional regulator has protein sequence MVSRIDEIDKRILYYLAKDARNTAAPEIADEMEVTPATIRNRIRQLEEEGVLRGYLADIDYKSIEGHVTYQFSCTAPIPDRDRLAQAALEVSGVVTVRELMTGNANLAITAVGSDTSDIGRIAGELSDIGLDIEDESVIEKEYHRPYDPFGPEDAPKGPSLTDFMGLAGGAEVVEFTVSEGAEVAGLTIEEAVDEGLLADEMLVVGVERDGDVITPKGETVIEAGDVISLFSKTGLEKDALEVFGTR, from the coding sequence ATGGTATCTCGCATCGACGAGATCGATAAGCGCATCCTCTATTATCTGGCAAAGGATGCGAGGAACACGGCAGCGCCGGAAATCGCCGACGAGATGGAGGTGACACCAGCGACGATCCGGAATCGAATCCGTCAACTCGAAGAGGAGGGGGTTCTGCGGGGCTACCTTGCGGACATCGACTACAAATCTATCGAGGGACACGTCACCTACCAGTTTAGCTGTACAGCCCCGATTCCGGATCGTGATCGTCTCGCGCAGGCGGCCCTGGAGGTTTCGGGTGTCGTGACCGTCCGGGAGTTGATGACTGGTAATGCGAACCTGGCAATAACGGCTGTCGGATCGGACACGAGCGATATCGGCCGCATTGCGGGTGAGCTGTCGGACATCGGGCTCGATATTGAGGACGAGAGCGTGATCGAAAAGGAGTACCACCGACCGTACGACCCGTTCGGACCGGAAGACGCCCCGAAGGGCCCGTCATTGACGGATTTCATGGGGCTCGCTGGCGGAGCGGAAGTCGTCGAATTCACTGTGTCAGAGGGGGCCGAGGTTGCCGGGTTGACTATCGAAGAGGCGGTCGATGAGGGGTTGTTGGCTGACGAGATGCTGGTGGTCGGTGTTGAACGGGACGGTGATGTCATCACGCCAAAAGGTGAAACGGTTATCGAGGCGG